One genomic segment of Desmodus rotundus isolate HL8 chromosome 5, HLdesRot8A.1, whole genome shotgun sequence includes these proteins:
- the FANCF gene encoding Fanconi anemia group F protein gives MESLLQHLDRISEVLAVSRTPHVRSWDAVAVRRALQWARYMRHVHRRFGCHVPIRMELERRLQNRWKQEDGSGPAAVPGLTNFRDLGRCDILLSQRLLENRALGDAAFHCLLQQLFPGPGVPDAEEETLQGRLALLARRRAAVHLLRFHGFGENSAVQDDSLVKTQAELLLERLQEVGKLQAEGPSRLLNSLWESLPRNNLLEVVAAALLLPPSSPRPPKEELELGSPRTQGEGVHELVHWLLGKSDIMATFCRSLSAALLTSVAGRHPELFQVYLGLLAEWGRHLHYDLQKGIWVGAEAQDVPWEELYGRFQSLCQAPSPLKDEVLTALEACKAQDGAFEVPGLSIWTDLLLALGSGA, from the coding sequence ATGGAATCGCTCTTGCAGCACCTGGATCGCATCTCCGAGGTTCTGGCTGTCTCCCGCACACCCCATGTCAGGAGCTGGGACGCCGTCGCCGTGCGCAGGGCCTTGCAGTGGGCTCGCTACATGCGCCACGTCCACAGGCGCTTTGGCTGCCATGTTCCCATTCGCATGGAGCTGGAGCGGCGGCTGCAAAACCGGTGGAAGCAGGAGGACGGCTCTGGGCCCGCTGCAGTTCCCGGGTTGACGAACTTCCGGGATTTGGGGCGCTGCGACATCCTGCTGTCTCAACGTCTGCTGGAGAACCGGGCCCTCGGGGATGCCGCCTTTCATTGCCTACTGCAGCAGCTCTTCCCCGGCCCTGGCGTCCCTGACGCCGAAGAGGAGACGCTCCAGGGCCGCCTGGCCCTTCTTGCCCGCCGCCGGGCCGCTGTCCACCTGCTGCGCTTCCACGGTTTTGGAGAGAACTCGGCTGTACAGGACGACTCACTGGTAAAGACTCAGGCGGAGCTACTGCTGGAGCGTCTGCAGGAGGTGGGCAAGCTCCAAGCGGAGGGCCCCAGCAGGTTGCTCAAcagcctgtgggagagcttgccTCGGAACAACTTACTGGAGGTGGTAGCGGCCGCGCTCTTGCTGCCACCATCATCTCCCCGGCCCCCCAAAGAGGAGTTGGAACTGGGCAGCCCCAGAACTCAGGGAGAGGGGGTTCACGAGCTGGTTCACTGGCTTCTGGGGAAGTCGGACATCATGGCTACTTTTTGCCGCAGCCTCTCAGCCGCGCTTTTAACTTCTGTGGCAGGCCGCCATCCAGAGCTTTTTCAGGTCTATCTGGGTCTGCTAGCAGAATGGGGTCGACATCTGCACTACGATCTTCAGAAGGGCATTTGGGTTGGGGCTGAGGCCCAAGATGTGCCCTGGGAGGAGTTGTACGGCAGGTTTCAAAGCCTCTGTCAGGCCCCTTCACCTCTGAAAGATGAAGTTCTAACGGCCCTGGAGGCCTGTAAAGCGCAAGATGGAGCTTTTGAAGTCCCTGGTCTTAGCATCTGGACAGACCTGTTGTTAGCTCTTGGGAGTGGTGCGTGA